From Hypanus sabinus isolate sHypSab1 unplaced genomic scaffold, sHypSab1.hap1 scaffold_718, whole genome shotgun sequence, the proteins below share one genomic window:
- the LOC132389954 gene encoding probable G-protein coupled receptor 139: MDRNQRNISRKAAGIQKSIFWPYESLSLYYETLSLDFRVTYVILTIQVIYYPVLAIVAVPVNVLTIVILSRGKCGISKGVTRYLVAMVAADQLVVFFDLVLSKIPMIYMPFEVLHWSYRGPVCNIHAVILYAATDCSVWFTVAFNFDRCVAICFPQLKLNYCTGRAAALVLGTVTLLSCLKNIFLYFTLDGFYSISNMPLLCLESRRFFSDFPSLALQAIRVLPTPIIPFVLILVLNSLTIRHVLLASRARRRVRGSRDVQSPADPEMKNRWQSLLILLLMSGNFILLWALLTLYSIWDTLYVYFETYPPTSLVELGYMFQQLSCCTNTALYAVAQTRFRLQFKESMKSPFRLMTKLARCCHTSINPQ; encoded by the exons ATGGATCGTAATCAGCGAAATATATCACGAAAAGCTGCGGGAATTCAGAAGAGTATTTTCTGGCCCTATGAATCTCTTTCTTTATATTATGAAACGTTGTCGTTGGATTTTCGTGTCACTTATGTGATTTTGACCATCCAAGTAATTTACTACCCTGTCCTCGCCATTGTAGCTGTTCCTG TTAACGTGCTGACAATCGTCATCCTGTCGCGTGGAAAGTGCGGTAtctccaaaggcgtcacaaggtacctggttgccatggtagcagcggaTCAGCTGGTCGTTTTCTTCGATctggtattgagcaagattccgatgATCTACATGCCATTTGAGGTTTTACACTGGAGTTATCGTGGTCCcgtgtgtaatattcacgccgtCATACTCTACgctgccacagactgttctgtctggttcaccgtcgctttcaaCTTTGATCGCTGTGTGGCCATTTGTTTTCCACAGCTGAAACTAAATtactgcaccgggagagcggcggctctggttctggggacagtgactctgCTGAGCTGCCTAAAGAACATTTTCTTGTACTTTACGCTCGATGGTTTTTATTCGATTTCAAATATGCCCTTGCTCTGCCTGGAAAGTCGCCGCTTCTTTTCCGATTTTCCGTCGTTAGCATTGCAAGCGATTCGTGTCCTCCCCACCCCAATAATACCCTTTGTCCTGATTCTCGTGCTCAACAGTTTAACCATCAGACACGTCTTACTGGCCAGCCGAGCCCGGAGGAGAGTCCGTGGTTCTCGTGACGTTCAGTCGCccgccgacccggagatgaagaaccgcTGGCAATCCCTTCTGATATTGCTGctgatgtcggggaatttcatcctgctgtgggcgctACTGACGCTGTATTCCATATGGGATACCCTGTATGTTTATTTTGAAACATATCCCCCGACCTCTCTGGTGGAACTGGGCTACATGTTTCAACagctgagctgctgcaccaacacggccctttacgccgtggCCCAGACCAGGTTTAGGCTGCAGTTCAAAGAATCGATGAAATCCCCGTTCCGTCTAATGACAAAGCTCGCTCGGTGTTGTCACACGAGCATTAATCCTCAGTGA